One window from the genome of Osmerus eperlanus chromosome 3, fOsmEpe2.1, whole genome shotgun sequence encodes:
- the LOC134016958 gene encoding hemopexin-like, producing the protein MTFPDKEGVWCYVFEVLFWPVREVLPLALSDQVDRCEGIEFDAIAPDAKGITFFYKGKHMWTGFHGPTELLSTSYKELEQHPLLGDIDAALCLHHADDADHKHVFFFLDDKVFSYHDHTLEEGFPKDISQVFPGIPSDLDAAVECPKGECVRDSVIFFKGSEVFHYDTYTKKVKTSQWTHFPNCTSALRWLDHYYCFHGHQFTKFHPVTGSVTGTYPKDARDFFMKCPNFGRLSNHTERERCSHVHLDATASDGLERALAFRGDYFLREDERTGDGWHAFPIAEYFKEVKSDLEAVFSYASQLYLIKGDQVFLYSSGEKYELVEGYPKPLKEVLGIEGPLDAAFVCGEYSVLHVVKGQQMFDIELTAVPRAVVKEAKLPFAKLDAAMCGPDGIKVFVDAEYFQYATPMLLAYSRIRPEPHKMSLDMFGCDH; encoded by the exons ATGACCTTTCCAGACAAG GAGGGTGTATGGTGTTATGTTTTTGAGGTTTTGTTCTGGCCAGTTCGTGAGGTGCTCCCGCTGGCCCTCAGTGACCAGGTGGACCGATGTGAAGGCATCGAGTTTGACGCAATCGCCCCAGACGCCAAAGGAATCACCTTCTTCTATAAGG GTAAGCACATGTGGACGGGCTTCCACGGCCCCACGGAGCTCCTCAGCACCTCCTACAAGGAACTGGAGCAGCACCCCCTGCTGGGCGACATCGACGCCGCCCTCTGCCTGCATCACGCCGACGATGCCGACCACAAGCACGTCTTCTTCTTCCTG gatGACAAGGTGTTCAGCTACCACGACCACACCCTAGAGGAGGGCTTTCCCAAGGACATCTCCCAGGTGTTCCCAGGGATCCCCAGCGACCTGGACGCGGCCGTGGAGTGCCCCAAAGGAGAGTGTGTCCGGGACTCTGTCATCTTCTTCAAAG GTTCTGAGGTGTTCCACTACGACACGTACACCAAGAAGGTCAAGACCAGCCAGTGGACTCATTTCCCAAACTGCACCTCCGCCCTGCGCTGGTTAGACCACTACTACTGTTTCCATGGACACCAGTTCACCAAGTTCCACCCTGTCACCGGGTCTGTGACGGGGACCTACCCCAAGGATGCCCGTGACTTCTTCATGAAGTGCCCCAACTTTG GTCGCCTTAGTaaccacacagagagggagcgcTGCAGTCACGTCCACCTGGACGCCACCGCCTCCGACGGCCTGGAGAGAGCGCTCGCTTTCAGAG GTGACTACTTCTTgcgggaggatgagaggactgGTGATGGCTGGCACGCATTCCCTATAGCTGAGTACTTCAAGGAAGTAAAGAGCGACCTAGAAGCAGTGTTTTCCTACGCCAGCCAGCTGTACCTCATCAAA GGTGACCAGGTGTTCCTCTACTCGTCTGGAGAGAAGTATGAGCTGGTGGAGGGTTACCCTAAACCCCTGAAGGAGGTGTTGGGCATCGAGGGACCGCTGGATGCTGCCTTCGTCTGTGGAGAGTACTCTGTTCTGCATGTGGTTAAAG GCCAGCAGATGTTTGACATCGAGCTGACAGCCGTCCCCAGGGCCGTGGTTAAGGAGGCCAAACTGCCCTTCGCCAAGCTAGATGCTGCCATGTGTGGCCCCGATGGCATCAAAGTGTTCGTTGACGCCGAGTACTTTCAGTACGCCACCCCTATGCTGTTAGCTTACAGCCGGATCCGACCTGAGCCACACAAGATGTCCCTGGACATGTTCGGCTGTGACCACTAG
- the LOC134017141 gene encoding butyrophilin subfamily 3 member A1-like has protein sequence MAPQTAERVCGSYGSFGSPFKKPKETTSSSQPFTKPHMKLMECVKRKVLMFLGYQEKEDLTFDESKLIIRGLSDELNKILQIRDSSLLTRACEDGSSMEERQDCILHWADEVKHSLLPEQMKEEHNQTTNDQMPDQELRLKEARKVLSDWAWNLNTREQDKVCLGEDVCSVLQDLERLWKRGTLPSMLPVMDFLIWSLLQEHTNEGSISKQWLTTKQRFGSRVTLNHIPDSVWDWISKASDDITLDPETANPSLKVSRDRKRVKMDTIIESKHNPWDGYSRTPSQYDGWWCVLGAQGFTSGRHYWEVEVRGKNEWRIGVVRESAPRNGFVNLNTTAGYWTLRLQLGQLMAMTSPVTKLERSAPCRLGVFLDMEEGQVSFYDAQQKRHIYTFNADLDDAGKIYPVFGTIETDREIKIL, from the exons ATGGCTCCTCAAACAGCTG AGAGGGTTTGTGGCAGTTATGGCAGCTTTGGAAGTCCTTTCAAAAAGCCCAAGGAAACCACCAGCAGTTCACAGCCCTTTACTAAACCACACATGAAG TTGATGGAATGTGTCAAGAGAAAAGTGCTCATGTTTTTG GGATACCAGGAGAAAGAAGATTTAACATTCGATGAATCTAAACTTATCATCAGAGGTCTATCAGATGAACTTAACAAGATTCTTCAG ATCAGAGACTCATCACTGCTGACCAGAGCCTGTGAAGATGGATCTAGtatggaggagagacaagactgCATCCTGCACTGGGCTGACGAAGTAAAGCACTCACTGTTGCCAGAACAG ATGAAAGAGGAACATAATCAAACCACAAATGATCAGATGCCAGATCAGGAACTCAGACTGAAGGAAGCCAGGAAGGTGCTGTCTGACTGGGCCTGGAACCTCAACACCAGGGAGCAG GATaaggtgtgtctgggggaggatgtgtgttcaGTGCTGCAGGACCTGGAGAGACTGTGGAAGAGAGGAACCCTTCCCAGCATGCTCCCTGTCATGGACTTCCTCATCTGGAGTTTGTTGCAGGAACATACAAATGAG GGCTCCATTTCCAAGCAGTGGCTCACAACCAAGCAGAGGTTTGGGAGCAGAG TGACTCTGAATCACATTCCTGACTCAG TTTGGGACTGGATTTCTAAAGCATCAG ATGACATCACACTGGATCCAGAAACAGCAAATCCAAGCCTCAAAGTGTCCAGGGACAGGAAAAGAGTGAAGATGGACACCATCATTGAGAGTAAACACAACCCCTGGGATGGATACAGCAGGACTCCTAGTCAGTACGATGGGTGGTGGTGTGTTCTGGGAGCACAGGGCTTTACCTCAGGCAGACattactgggaggtggaggtcagAGGGAAGAATGAGTGGAGGATAGGAGTGGTCAGAGAGTCTGCTCCTCGAAATGGATTTGTTAACCTCAACACAACAGCTGGTTACTGGACCCTCCGTCTGCAGCTGGGTCAGCTGATGGCCATGACCTCACCAGTCACTAAGCTGGAGCGGTCTGCACCCTGCAGGTTAGGGGTGTTCCTGGATATGGAGGAGGGGCAGGTCTCCTTCTATGATGCCCAGCAGAAACGTCACATCTACACCTTTAATGCTGACCTTGATGACGCAGGGAAGATTTACCCCGTGTTTGGCACCattgagacagacagggagataaAGATTCTGTAA